The Anomalospiza imberbis isolate Cuckoo-Finch-1a 21T00152 chromosome 8, ASM3175350v1, whole genome shotgun sequence DNA window GAATTAGGGGAAAATGAGGCTCTTTACTCCAGTGGCATAATGCAGTCACTGAATCCACAGAGCCCATCTCTTTTAATCATTATTTTAATGATTCTGGTATTccggccctgctgctggcctgAAGTGCTAACGAGTGACTTGTACGCTCCAGTCTTTCACTTCAAATTGTCTCACATTCTTACCAATTCTGACAGCTCAGATAGAAATGTctcagaaccacagaatcatagaatggtgtaggttggaaaagacctttaaatcATGGAATCCAAAATGGAAAAGAGTGGAAGAATCAAACCCTCAGTTCTCATATGCTGAACTTCAACTTGGTTCTTCAGACAACATGAACATCTTTGGGAAAATCCAATTTAAAAGTTTCACTCACAAAAGTGTGTTCTATAGCATCATTAACAGGGCAGACATCCTTCTGTCTTCCAGAGAAATAATGGCCTTCCTACCCAACAGCTTCATTGTTATGTGCCATAACAGAAAATTGAGCCTTTAATCCTCAAAGGGCATTTCTTGAAGGAAACTTCAACTccagtaaaattattttatgatcACACTCTTGAACAcactaaaccaaacaaaaaatccacaagaaaaccccaaagaaacTAACAAATACCAAGAAGATCCAACTATCTCTGGCTGCTCCTTACCTTAAACCACAGAGAGACTTATAAACAATTGGTTCCACAGGAAAATGATCTCAGCCAGGGTCACTGTGACATCACGGCGTTGTCACTGAAAACCAGCTTTGGCTCACACAGCCCTGAGCATCACCCTTCTCCCTTGCTGACATCATTGCCCACAATCTCCAGGGGTAGCCTTGCCTCCATATGGCAGCACAGAAGGTCACCACATCTGTCTTCTGATTTCATAAAGAAATAGTTTAAAGGAGTGGAATATCAAAGCACACCCCTCCTGCTGATCCCTTCCTTCTCCTACACCCTTTGTCCCACCAGATGATGGGGAAGGCAGCAGGCCTTTGAGAcagagcaaagctgaagagATGCTACTCTAAAAGATGCAAAAGGGCCTTCCAGAAAACACGAGGCATCCCCTTCCTtctagaaatgaaaataaaaactccAAGATAAAGAGAGTCCACTGCTCTGGAACAGTGGACATCAGGCAGTTTGGGGTCTGAAaggctggcagcatcttccaGAGTGACCTGTAACAGGATTTCCAGTTCCTCACTCGAGTTTTCAACACCTGCAATGATTGAATCCTCATTTTCTGGGGATGCAGCACATGAAGGTCACACCTCAGTGTAACACGGACCCAGTGACACAGAACGTCTAGACTAAGGAAAATTGACAGCCTCCTCCATTTCAAATTTATCCCAGATGAAGTGAAACATCAAAGGAGCTCCTTTTAATGGGCTTTTTGGCATGTGGTGCTTTGTTCTTAACAAGTCAGCACCAGCTGCTGTGTCCATAATGCCAAGTCAGTAACATCCCCAGCCAGACTCCTGGCTGGTGTAAATCAGTGTcactcctctgcaggcagagatTTCAGTTGGTTGACATCAGCTGAAGATTTGGCTCCTTGTGCTTAGCAGGTGCAAGATAAGTAAAATCTCCTGTGccatatttcatatttctccTGTCTTCACCACCAGTTCTGCTGCACACATTTGCAGGGTGGAGAGTTAATTAGcatcagctggagctgctcaagTTTCTACACAATAAATTCCAAATTGTCAGGAACTGCTTTCCTCTAATTATATCATGttcatacatacatacatatatatatttacacacaTACAAATCTTTTACTCTGGCTTATTGCATGGTAACTTTCCCATAAACAGAGGATGAGGTGAGAACAACAGGCCACATTCCTTCATCACAGCATGAAGGAAATACTATTAAATgctatttaattaattaaagtaTATATTACTTATAGCCTTCAGATTTCCTAATTAGCCCATTCTGTTACCAGGTTGATATATTAGTTTAAAGGTGACCCACAAGATTTTCTTGATACATAAATGTCTCAAATACCTGGAACTCTTCAGTgtgtatttaaaacaaaaaaaattattttttgctttgcagGTAGCAGCTTATCAAAGTCCCACAGCACCAGCTGTTCTGATTTTACTCCAGTATGAGTAGGAATATACATACAtgcaacaaaaaattaaaatagatctTGAAACAAATTCAAGTCTAGTTATTTACCCCTTAAAAACACGCTGCTGCCTTCAGCACTtgttaataaataaattcaagAAGGAAACAGAAGACTGTAATCATCTGGGGCCATTCAACAAACCCAAAGCCCAGATCCCATCAGGGATCCCATCCCAACTCGCTGCCTTGGGTTGCTTTAATTAAGCAAATTATGCTTTCAAGTCACCTGCCACGCTCTTTGGGAAAAGGTACAAGCAGCTGCATTACCGAGTCTCTGCTGTGTCCTGCTCACTGCTGTGACCACGTCCTTCCCCTCCGAGCATCCCACCCCTGAGTTCTGAAAGAGGAACGTTGGGAGCGCTCCCCTGGCCACGCCCGAGGCAGGACAGCTCCCAGGGCTCAGACACCGCACATCCATCACAGCCACCCCATTGTGTGCCATCCCTCCCGCTGCTGACCCCAGCACGGAACCACGGAACCCTTCCGGCTGGAAAAGGCCTTCACGTGCCTTGGgtccaaccattccccagcactgccaaggccaccgtgtccccaggggccaCACATATGGCTTTtgaatccctccagggatggggaccccaCCACTGCCAGGCTTGGAAAAAcctttccatgaaggaattttccccAATACCCAATGTAaacctcccccagcccagcctgaggccgttccctctcttcctgtccctgttccctggcagcagagcccaaaccccccggctgtcccctcctgtcaggagctgtgcagagccacagggtccctcctgatcctccttttatcccaggctgagccccttcccagctccctcagagtccccagagccttccccagctccgttcccttccctggaccagttccagcccctcaatgtctctCTTGTCCAAGACTGACCCCAGGATCTGAGGtccctcagcagtgcccagcacagggattgtcactgccctggtcctgtgGCCACACTGTGGCTGAGGATTATCTAATAACCCTGATGGCCCTAATTTTGGGTGGCTTACATGGCAATTTTCCCTTTTGTCATCTCCCCCCACCCTCCTAGCACATCTGGACCTCAACTCAGGGCAGTGGGATCCAGCACAGCACTCACCATCCAGACTGGATTCACTCTCCACCTCAGTTGTTATTCTTTAGTATCTCTCCACATCAGTTTTGGGTATGACAACAAAACATGAACAAAAGTGTAGAGGTGAGcaagaaatattttggtttagAAAATAGCTGAGATGTGTGAAGGCACTCAGGCGTGAAGCTTACTGCTATCTAAGCTCAAATGGATAAATTTAGATGCTGGCGTTTATAATCTTCCCTAGAAAAGTGATGATATTGTTTAATCAAGAGGtcaaaaagaatttaaaattgtcccattttcttcttttttctcctttttaataATTCAGCCTAGTGCCCAGTAGGGTAATAGATAGTGAAAGATGGATGGAGAACTAGATATTCATGGGGAATATATTCTTCATGAAAGGAAGGTgagaaattaatattaaaaatgttcCTGTCTTCAGCAGAAACAAGACTAATCTTTTCATTTCTAACTTACCTTGTATTTATGGGACATCAGCTGCAGACAGGAAAGGAAATTGCAGCATTGCCTAAGAGCAGCGTTAGCAAGTTCTGACAGCTTGTTAAAAGCCGTGACCAAAGGCAGGGTGATGCACATCGATCACCCCTGGCAGGGACCTCGTGGAGCTTGGCCTGGGCTGGCCCCTGGCCATATCTCTGAGGTGGGTGGCTCATGTGGCCCCCAGTGGGACCCTTCACACATTCCTGCAGCTGCCCAAGGGATGGAAATGTTGGCCACTCgctaaaaataaacacaattctGTCCTACGGCTCTGTCCTCCCACGGTTCAAGTCTGACTTCATGTATAACATGGATTTTCCAGCACTTACAATCCCATTTCTTGCCAGATAATGGAAGTAAAGGCCCAAAGCGGCGGAGCCAATAGAAGAGAGAGTCCACAGTGGGGAAATATCATATTCCATCCTTGGGATGCTCTAGCATGAACCATGGCTTTGAACTCTGAGTCCCAGAGATTTGGATTTCCAAGTGTAATTCCCATCCACGAGCAGAACCCAAGATTTACATTTCATTAATAATCCTAAAGCATCCTTTTCATATGTGGCACACGGTGGAAATATATAACTCTGGAGATTACCTGGCCCAGCCtcctgctgaaagaagggcCTTAGATTAAGTTATCCAGGTCCATGTAAAGCCAAGTTTTGAACGGCTGGATTTGGACATGAAATAATATGAGTAATACAGTAAGTAGAGTCATTATTACTGCAGTGAAGTCACACAAAAGATTAGGAAAAAGACACTCAACTGGGCCTATAGGAAACagcaaacccagccccagcacctgtAAAGCAGAGAAGTATTTGGGTTCTTTGTCCAACTCAGATCCTTTTAAAGAAACCTACACATCCTGGAAACTGCATTTACAGATTTCATAGACAGAAGTGTAGccttgaaagtaatttttcttttttttttccttcagcataGTGATGTTATTACCACTTGTATTTCTGCTGGCAGGAAGCTCTTGCCTACAGCTGCAAACCAATATAAACTCCAACTTTCTGGGTCATCAGAAATGTAATGGACAAAATGCTCTCTGCAGTTACCTCATCCATAAGATAACTGAGTTAAAGCACGAACACTGTGGCAAAACTTGTTCACTGTCCCTTCTTTGCTGgttctcctttctttttaaatgtttcatttcacAAACATTTCATTGCATAAACATGGAGAAGAGCAAAGCTTAACAGGAATTTGTTTGAATTAGTAAACAGCAGAGGAAACAATATCCAAAATAACTGGGAATCTAAAATGGGATAAAAGTTCTTCTCCAAAAGGGTTGTTCAGTCCTAGAGGGATTAAAAAACCctttggatgtggcacttggggacatgggtcagtggtggccttggcagtgctgggggatggtttgactggatgatctttaaaggtctTTTCAAACATTAATGATTCCGTGATTGATAATCTCATACCAATACTTCTCCTCACTTCACCCAGTCCAGAAGTAAAAAGGTCTCAGTTTTTCATTTGTCCCAGGTTAAAATCATACCATTCCCTCTAGTTTTGAGGCCCAGTGTGAATGTCTCATGCATTTTACCAAGTTTCTCTTGGTTTGTCCCATGTAATGGTTGATGGCTGTGCACAAGCTCATTACTTGGATGATCCTGCTGAGAAAGGCTGTGGTTTTGGAGCATTATTCTGCTTGTTTATACAAATTTCACACAGGAAAGTTGTAGTAAGCTGATAAACACCTCCTTACACATTACAAAGGGTCTAAGCAAGAGAAATGTATATCTTTGCATTCTACATTATGGCCCACACAAAAGGTGGAAGCAGTTAAAAGGTAACACTTCCCATGTTTATTTACACCTATAGTCTTGTGTACACAAATGGTGGAAGTCCTGTATCACAAACCAGTATTTCTCAGCTCCTAACTTCACTGATTTCCTCCTTTCAGTAAAACTATGGAACCATGAGCAGCCTCCCAACTCACTTTCTAATTATTTCTAGTAGAAGTGGTTCTTCCATGCCACCATGGCATCACTAAGCCCAGGGAAGGCTCAGCTTTAAATCTGCTTTACCACAGAGAAACCTCAGATGGTGTTGAACAAAGCCTTGAATACATAACACTCCCCATGGAGTGATATTTCCTGATATTCAGAATTAGGATGTACACaatgaaatgtttcatttgcTGGTGCCATCCCTTTAtatttccatcccaaaccccttAGCACTGGTTGGCatcttccctctccttctccccacTGTGCCTCCAACACCACACAGCCTGGATTATGCTTAGGAAAATCAAGGAATATTTTATCTCAGGCTCTGCCCCTGCAGGAACAATCCCATTGATTTCAGGCATGGAgaagggagagcagcagagactgCAAGGCGTTTGCACCTTGCCCAGCCCTCGAGGCAGCGTGAGGCTTCTCATCTTTCTGTTTCCTTCCACTTGCACACTGGGAGCATGAAGGTACAAAGGAGCTTTAGGAAGTGGCTCATGTTCATGCACTGACCCTTAGATCAAAAAGGCCATATAAGAACAGGGTAATTGTAATTAAATGTAGCCCAAGGCTGCAGGATACAGAGGGGGTGATTTTAATCTTTGTGCTTTTGGTAAAAAACAGACTCCACTCATTGCCAATCTTCCCATCCACCTTCCCTTCCTGGAAAGGCAATAAACTCAGCTGTGGTTATCCAAGTGTGCTGGAAAATCCcagtgcagcaggagctgcaccaCTCTGGGCAGAAAGCAATCCCCAGGGCCTCACTCCCTTCCCCAAGGAGCAATGCTGCAAAGAACATTTTATGTTTGTAAAATGCGTGGAAAGGTTGGAAACAAATGTGTTCAAGATTTGCAAACCTTTTATCTGTTTCCATTAAGTAGAAAAGCCTAGGCTTATTCCTGTAACTTTCtaaataaaagctgaaaacaagatcatttttaattgcaagGAGCACAAAACCAAGCTCAGTGCAGTCATCTCCTTCTTAAATTCACACCTTGAAATTCAGCCCTTATTCAAACATAAACCTAATTATTTTCAGGGGATAAGCACTTGCACATTGCTgagagaataataaaaaaatactgttataaatggttaaaaaaaaaaaggtttaatgCAGAAAACACAGGGGGATTTTTCTCTCTCAGCTGATGAGCAGCACGCATCACTACCATAGCAAATATTCATGGCAATGCTGGAGCTGGAAACCTCTGGGTTGTGCTCTAACTCCCTGAGCATCTGCAGAAGCAAGGATTGCTCTTATCTTCTCTCACAGGATCACTGTggtggggctgctccagcccgaACCTCTGCTTCACCAGCCTGAGGTTTATGGAAATGACTTACCTGCCTCATTGCTTGAATTAGGAACTTggagggaaaacacagcgtggTGGCTGCCAGGTTGTTCATCCTCTTCCTTTGCTCCTGCTGCCTTGTGAGGTCCTCTGGGAATATCCACAAATGCTGGAAGTCCCGAGGCAAAGACACTTTGCAAAGGGGATTTACGACCCAAATGtccttcctttgttttctcctcCTTAATTACCTTATTTCCCGTGAAGTCTGCGCTCAGGTGGGATCTGAGTGGAGCCCCGTGTGCTCCTGGGAGCTTCCTTGGAGCTCTCTCCTCCATGGGCTCTCCATTAGCTATGCCATCTACTCCATCTGCTGTTAATCCGGACAAACTGCACTTCAGGCTCAAGGACAACGTGGATCTATACATTTTTTGGCATTTAACTCGAGGTTGGTCAATGCACACACTGAGCGACTTGTCCAAATAATAGATGGTGTTTGGACACGGCTCAGACACCTGGAGCTGGACACAGGAGATAAATGAAGGTGGAATTTTCTCCCTCCCATCATTGCTTTGGAGACCCACGCCATCCTCCTTGATTCCAGGGTCAAAAAGCTGCTTTTGGGGTTCTTCACCTAAGTTTGAGCAAGACTTGGAAACCTTTAAAGTAAGTTGGTTGGCATGGGCTGGGGGAGGCCAGCGCtcgaggagagcagggacctTGCTGGATGTGGGGGACACAGTGCTGGGCTCCTGGCCAGCCCCAGGGCCATGTGCCAGGCCTCCAGAGCCCACAGGAACACGCCTGGCTGTGACAGTGATGGAGGCAAAGCCTCTCTGCTGGCTTGGACACTGCTTTGGACTGGGAGAGTCTGATGGTGACATGGTGTCTTCTAAGGATGCCTGAATCTCTAACCGGCTGGGAAGCACCAAAAATGTTGTGCTAACGATGGCTGACCCCTGGTGAGGCAAGGATGGCTCCGTGTGACaagctctgggctgggggatCACGGCCTGCATAGGCAGAGAGAGCTGGTTTCCTCTGGACTTATCCTCATCAATCTGTGCAATGATTACGCATGAAATCAATGTTGTGTTTTGGGAAGGCAGAGATTCCTGCAAATGAAAAAATTCCCAGTTATCACCGTACTCCAATATCCTGTGTGCAACTGTTTCTCATCCACCATCTATCACAGCAGACAGTTTTGTTCAGAATCTCTTGTTACCTTTCTATTCATAATAACTTTTTTGTCATTTAAAAATGTACGCTCTTGAAATCAGCTCTGAATTGTCTGGGAGGCTTCAATGAAAACTTTATCACTCTGGtgaagggaaaaatattaaaatttaaaacctGTATTCCATAGTATTATTTTGAGTACTTAACTCATGACCATGGATGGGATTGGTGGGTGTTTAAAAATGGACACGGCAAAGACCGTTGCCAGTTTCAGACTATAATCTCCTCTTTCATGATGATCTGCTGGAATTTAGAATGCATTTAAGTATACTATGGATCACTGTGACATCACATGCTGCAGAAGACATGGGCACCAGGGGCGTGACAGCTTTACAACCTCACCAGTTTTAGGCATgaaaaactcccaaaaaagTGATACAGTTACCCACAAGGGCTCTGGGTACTATTTTAGTTAATTAGTTCTCTCTTTCTTATGATTCCTTGGTGACACCTGCCAACCATGTACAAACACATATGTAGAAGATTGATTGACAGTGGCCCAGAGACTGAGAGTGGCCCAGATTAATTTTTCCATCCATGACAGGAAACATCCATCTTGACAGACCACACCTTACTTCCCTCGAGGTGACAAAGGAGGTGCTTTTGTGTTCCAGCTCTCTGACAGAGTAAACCTGAGTTTAAAGCCTCCTCTATTATTATCTACCTGGGCACATAAATCCCATGCAATAAAGCATCTAGTCTAATCTCATTGCTGCCATAAACTGGCTGATTAGATTGCTCCTGCCCTGTGTTCCCAGATCTCTTGATCCtaatagataaaaaaaaaaaaaaaaaaaaaaaaaaaacaaacagaaaaaaaaaaccaaaaaacaaaatacaaagacAACACTGAATTAGCAAGCAGAATCTGAGGATTAGCTTCCTAAAGAAAGCCCATTCAGTGTTTAGGTGCCATCGACTCCTGCTCGTTAGGAATTCAGCCCAGTCCTAGGTGACTGTCTCTATCATCTGATAATCGATGCCAGGACTCAACAAGGGCTTCACAAATTGTTCTTCCTCCAGGAGACTGTGAGGGTGACAGCACTATAACCTCCATGATGCCATGGTCACCCTTCTCAGGAAGAGAgaaatgatgcctcaggtttggcttttctggttttcagattctgtgctgctttagtgtgtagctctgagcttcatattaagggatggtgagctctctgcacagagtagggagacaattccttctccagctgggcaccaaggacaaatgatccaaatctcaggcccaggagtacaaacaacgtgggctggagagagaaaaacaagtaggatgggactgcatgggctaaagctggaatgggacaatgaactccagtgtgccaatggagcagagctgatcccagtgagagcccccgggagcgctcgtgcattttgggaccatttgggttcatcttgggtgcagccctggctgggctctggtgctgcccaaggtggatccatggaggagatcctttgaataaatccctgctttattctttagctctgtccagcctctgctctagggcagccttGTCAAGTCATCAGGGTGACACTGCACTGGAGCCCATGgggagatgatctttaaggccccttccaactcagaccattccatgattctgagCTCCTATGAAACCATCTCTGTGGTCCTCCTCCatgcagaaaaacatcaccAGAAACAGTTGCTTTGTATCTCTTGGGAAGGAGCCTCTTGGGAACCCAAATGGGCAGAGGTAGATCAAGAGTTAATTAACGAGGTGAAATGCCAGATAAATTTTATCAACTCTTTAAACCAGCTGCCTGTGGTTTGGACAATTCAATAATTTCACAGCCTCAGGGaaagcattttcttcctcctctgttTCTTTCATGGTTTGTAACAACATTCGCCTCATATTTTCTTCACTTCATTTACTTCTACCTACAGGTTTAAGACCTTTGCATGTCTTCCAAACTCTCAAGTTCCCCCAGATTTCTACAGGGCACCAAAGAAGAATGTTCCTTGAGAGACTTTATTTTGGATGCATCTCTCATGCTCCAGTAGTTAATTtgacatttatttcttttgttgaGGGCTGCACAGATGGAGACATCCTGCAAGAGTCCAAAGGCATGTCAGAAATGCTCCTGATTAGCTACAAACGTCTGTgccaatattttaaataatttacttttccttttttttcctgttgaaaaTATGTATTATTTTCTCCTCCCAATCCCAGCTGATCCTGTGCTTGTTGGGAGCTTTCAAGCTTCACTGCATCttgtgaaaaaaccccacacacaAAGTAATTGTGGTGAGCTGAAAACCTCAGGCTTTATCCTGAGGACATATCAGGCAGAGTGTAATGATATTTGGGATATTGCTTGAATTAGCCTTGTGGAGGGTTTTTTACCACTTCTTCTCCCCAACAAAACATgccattttcccccctcaccAAGAGCACGCAGAATCACAACATTAACCATCGTTCAGCTTAGCTAAACAAAACCAAGTCCAAACATACTGCCCAGCaaccagtgattttttttttttaaaccctccTGAATTCTGCTGACTGGTCCCCAAACagaacttttttattttaccttgGTGGGGCTGGATTTTCCCCACACACCGCTCTCCGGCTGAAGGCCTGTGCATGTCCTCTGACCATCAGGGCCCCAGCGCTTTTGTGTCACCCCTGGggaaaaacacagagaaaagaacGTTACTGTCAGTGTTCTGGAG harbors:
- the C8H10orf90 gene encoding (E2-independent) E3 ubiquitin-conjugating enzyme FATS isoform X2, giving the protein MNRKESLPSQNTTLISCVIIAQIDEDKSRGNQLSLPMQAVIPQPRACHTEPSLPHQGSAIVSTTFLVLPSRLEIQASLEDTMSPSDSPSPKQCPSQQRGFASITVTARRVPVGSGGLAHGPGAGQEPSTVSPTSSKVPALLERWPPPAHANQLTLKVSKSCSNLGEEPQKQLFDPGIKEDGVGLQSNDGREKIPPSFISCVQLQVSEPCPNTIYYLDKSLSVCIDQPRVKCQKMYRSTLSLSLKCSLSGLTADGVDGIANGEPMEERAPRKLPGAHGAPLRSHLSADFTGNKVIKEEKTKEGHLGRKSPLQSVFASGLPAFVDIPRGPHKAAGAKEEDEQPGSHHAVFSLQVPNSSNEAGTPMLLGSRKRSRTTAPGSLPDAAPRETIAAPPDGSSNWADPSKDTSKSKEIQAQAVLKPKMSVSNSVCNIKASSRILWEENVHGQKQLLKSNYEFPAPRDRTKEHEAQDEQERGRRVTLSRVTLSRVTLSRVTLPRACSPGVTWEKNLLTWPGSSSQLEKTPAVPWTLREALEIHNPQFISRSQKRLKRLELMVQLRRAQHREAPPGNPRALVRKLSTSTSSKKKQFTIPDPLSDNLFKPKERVIPEKEMHMRSKRIYDNLPEVKKKQEEKQKRIIIQSNRLRVEMFKKQLLDQLLHRNTE
- the C8H10orf90 gene encoding (E2-independent) E3 ubiquitin-conjugating enzyme FATS isoform X1 — protein: MDEMWQGEGVTQKRWGPDGQRTCTGLQPESGVWGKSSPTKESLPSQNTTLISCVIIAQIDEDKSRGNQLSLPMQAVIPQPRACHTEPSLPHQGSAIVSTTFLVLPSRLEIQASLEDTMSPSDSPSPKQCPSQQRGFASITVTARRVPVGSGGLAHGPGAGQEPSTVSPTSSKVPALLERWPPPAHANQLTLKVSKSCSNLGEEPQKQLFDPGIKEDGVGLQSNDGREKIPPSFISCVQLQVSEPCPNTIYYLDKSLSVCIDQPRVKCQKMYRSTLSLSLKCSLSGLTADGVDGIANGEPMEERAPRKLPGAHGAPLRSHLSADFTGNKVIKEEKTKEGHLGRKSPLQSVFASGLPAFVDIPRGPHKAAGAKEEDEQPGSHHAVFSLQVPNSSNEAGTPMLLGSRKRSRTTAPGSLPDAAPRETIAAPPDGSSNWADPSKDTSKSKEIQAQAVLKPKMSVSNSVCNIKASSRILWEENVHGQKQLLKSNYEFPAPRDRTKEHEAQDEQERGRRVTLSRVTLSRVTLSRVTLPRACSPGVTWEKNLLTWPGSSSQLEKTPAVPWTLREALEIHNPQFISRSQKRLKRLELMVQLRRAQHREAPPGNPRALVRKLSTSTSSKKKQFTIPDPLSDNLFKPKERVIPEKEMHMRSKRIYDNLPEVKKKQEEKQKRIIIQSNRLRVEMFKKQLLDQLLHRNTE